The proteins below come from a single Amphiura filiformis chromosome 15, Afil_fr2py, whole genome shotgun sequence genomic window:
- the LOC140170728 gene encoding leucine-rich repeat-containing protein 31-like, which yields MEQLGRSISQLPALATLILEGRDCDTSGIIGQLARNPNSTKSMQEFACNLSSFSIHALTIFLSRQPSLVRPKLLDNRMTEEDIGHLLEGIQEAKLEVLEIFWNLVGKSSRYIRSFLPTLQSLYLSNTKMNPDDWREIFCDLSKAVHIEKIDLTWNNIGSAVMMLADTGTALSKLRILILRKGYFVLGRDDMDILGRWLGSLVNLENLDLSDNDIGEASDEFPEQLSKLTSLTRLNLSATGLRKSTFRKVGSALKAMPNLKQLHLAENGVGEAIVDIADGLKGLSELTWLNLEECEMESDGVVALTGAFDGLLNLTNFYLHGNSKITPSGVEVLFQTLHRLQKLECLEMRGLEIAYEPCSLMVKECFDELRWRPHLYGGCEKVILDKINSEDVKKIASTAERFASDS from the coding sequence ATGGAGCAACTTGGGAGGAGCATTAGTCAACTGCCAGCTCTGGCTACTTTGATTCTTGAAGGAAGAGATTGTGATACATCAGGGATCATTGGTCAGCTGGCTAGAAATCCCAATAGCACCAAATCAATGCAGGAGTTTGCTTGTAATTTGAGTAGCTTTAGCATTCATGCCTTGACAATATTCCTATCAAGACAACCTTCTTTGGTACGGCCGAAGCTGCTTGACAACAGGATGACAGAGGAAGATATTGGGCATTTGCTGGAAGGTATCCAGGAGGCCAAATTAGAGGTGCTTGAGATCTTTTGGAATCTGGTAGGAAAATCTAGTAGATACATCAGGTCATTTCTTCCGACTCTTCAGTCTTTGTATCTAAGCAACACCAAGATGAATCCTGATGACTGGAGAGAAATCTTTTGTGACTTGTCAAAAGCTGTTCATATAGAGAAGATTGATTTGACTTGGAACAACATCGGAAGTGCGGTTATGATGCTTGCTGACACAGGTACTGCATTGTCCAAGTTGCGTATTCTTATCTTGAGGAAAGGATATTTTGTGTTGGGAAGAGATGACATGGATATTTTAGGTCGATGGTTAGGCAGTCTTGTGAATTTGGAAAACTTAGACCTGAGTGACAACGATATTGGAGAAGCATCAGATGAGTTTCCTGAACAGCTATCGAAGCTTACAAGTCTGACTCGTCTCAATCTGAGTGCTACAGGTTTGCGGAAATCAACTTTCAGGAAAGTTGGATCCGCACTGAAAGCCATGCCCAATCTCAAGCAGCTTCACTTGGCAGAGAATGGTGTAGGTGAGGCCATCGTGGACATTGCAGATGGTCTCAAAGGTTTGTCAGAGCTGACTTGGTTGAACCTGGAAGAGTGTGAAATGGAATCAGATGGTGTGGTAGCTCTTACAGGTGCCTTTGATGGCTTGTTGAACTTGACCAACTTTTATCTGCATGGGAATTCAAAGATAACACCATCAGGAGTAGAGGTGTTATTTCAAACCCTTCACAGGCTGCAGAAACTTGAGTGTCTTGAGATGAGAGGATTGGAGATTGCCTATGAACCTTGCAGTCTTATGGTCAAAGAGTGCTTTGATGAACTTAGGTGGAGACCTCATCTATATGGTGGATGTGAAAAAGTAATTTTGGACAAGATTAACTCAGAGGATGTCAAGAAAATTGCATCTACTGCTGAAAGATTTGCATCAGATTCTTAA